From the Solanum lycopersicum chromosome 10, SLM_r2.1 genome, one window contains:
- the LOC101251518 gene encoding general transcription and DNA repair factor IIH subunit TFB1-1 — MLNSKYWSSMADGKVVKRAKYKTSVKVPGVPGVLKLTKERFYFMPNDPTLTTKLNVEFKLIKGHKSSKECSSKQALLNLTQAQGGNYLFEFDSFPDRDQCRDFVASAIAACGEIGKATSEKPAVPHDEQLSATEMGRRIKLLQENSELQNLHRELVIAGILSETEFWAARKKLLEQSENKKPKQRVALKNDMWSVKPLSDGQTNRVTFNLTPEVIHQIFAEKPAVRQAYLKFVPGKMSEKEFWTKYSRAEYLHSTKNIVAAAAEAAEDEELAVFLKQDDMLVSEARRKIRRVDPTLDMEADEGDDYMHLPDHGLPQGETKEILEPQYEPFKRSFSQYLNQHAAVVLQGRVIDVELGDTRSVAEAFTRTNQAEQATEVSDENAYRERVKKVSRVAEIEDLQGPRDPPVALLSIKDPRDYFDSQQANAIKALGDAETGIRQLKFRVSKEEAFCSLKDSISEINSQGLIEPIISPEVALKVFNLLSQNISSTKYHLGKNPHESVLDQLPSATKNELLLHWTSIQELLKHFWSSYPITTKYFYAKVTRLKDAMSQIYPKLQEIKESVQSDVRHQVSLLVQPMLQALDAAFAHYDADLQKRSARSGERPNGFV; from the exons ATGCTGAATTCGAAGTATTGGAGTAG TATGGCCGATGGTAAGGTGGTTAAGCGTGCCAAGTACAAAACTTCAGTCAAGGTTCCTGGCGTCCCTGGCGTTTTGAAATTG ACCAAGGAACGGTTTTATTTTATGCCGAATGACCCAACATTAACTACAAAGCTTAATGTGGAGTTCAAGTTGATTAAAG GCCACAAGTCTTCCAAGGAGTGTTCAAGTAAGCAGGCTCTACTTAATCTCACACAAGCTCAG GGTGGAAATTATCTTTTCGAATTTGATAGCTTCCCTGACCGTGACCAGTGTCGGGACTTTGTTG CCTCAGCAATTGCAGCTTGTGGGGAAATAGGGAAAGCTACTTCCGAAAAACCTGCTGTTCCACATGATGAGCAACTTAGTGCAACAGAAATGGGGCGTCGGATTAAGTTACTGCAGGAGAACAG TGAGTTGCAGAATCTCCACAGGGAATTGGTCATTGCAGGTATTCTATCAGAGACTGAATTTTGGGCCGCTAGGAAG AAGCTGCTGGAACAGAGTGAAAATAAGAAGCCAAAACAGCGAGTAGctttaaaaaatgacatgtggAGTGTAAAACCATTATCTGATGGTCAG ACAAACAGAGTTACATTTAACTTGACTCCAGAGGTTATTCATCAG ATTTTTGCGGAGAAACCAGCTGTCCGCCAAGCATATCTGAAGTTTGTTCCTGGCAAG ATGTCAGAAAAAGAATTCTGGACTAAATATTCAAGAGCTGAATACCTCCACAGTACAAAAAACATTGTTGCAGCTGCTGCGGAGGCTGCTGAAGATGAGGAGCTTGCAGTTTTCTTGAAGCAAGATGATATGTTAGTATCTGAAGCTCGGAGGAAG aTCAGAAGAGTGGATCCAACTCTGGACATGGAAGCAGATGAAGGTGATGATTATATGCATCTCCCG GATCATGGACTACCTCAGGGTGAAACTAAGGAGATTCTAGAACCACAGTATGAACCATTCAAAAGGTCTTTCTCACAATACCTCAATCAGCATGCAGCAGTGGTTCTTCAAGGAAGAGTTATAG ATGTTGAGCTGGGTGACACAAGATCTGTTGCTGAAGCTTTCACCAGGACAAATCAGG CTGAACAAGCTACTGAAGTGTCTGATGAGAATGCATATAGAGAACGCGTAAAAAAAGTTTCTCGAGTAGCTGAGATTGAGGATCTTCAGGGACCTCGAGACCCACCAGTTGCATTGCTAAGTATCAAG gATCCCCGAGACTACTTTGATTCTCAGCAAGCAAATGCAATAAAGGCTTTGGGAGATGCTGAAACAGGGATAAGACAGTTGAAATTTCGTGTGAGCAAAGAAGAAGCCTTTTGCTCCTTGAAGGACTCCATTTCTGAGATAAATTCTCAAGGTTTGATTGAACCAATAATTAGTCCTGAAGTAGCTCTCAAg GTTTTCAACTTGCTAAGTCAGAATATCTCAAGTACAAAATATCATCTGGGAAAGAATCCCCATGAGAGTGTGTTAGATCAGTTGCCTAGTGCAACTAAAAATGAGCTATTACTT CATTGGACATCAATTCAGGAATTATTGAAGCACTTCTGGTCATCTTATCCGATAACGACAAAATATTTCTACGCCAAG GTGACTAGGTTAAAGGATGCAATGTCTCAGATATATCCCAAGTTGCAG GAGATCAAGGAATCTGTGCAATCAGATGTCAGACACCAAGTTTCCCTTCTTGTACAGCCAATGCTTCAG GCTTTGGATGCTGCCTTTGCCCATTACGACGCAGATCTACAGAAGAGATCTGCCAGAAGTGGTGAGAGACCAAATGGATTTGTTTAG
- the LOC104649493 gene encoding uncharacterized protein — protein MLLLRNLKPFFRRKSHYSFGILSRETTLPDQITSEFHETCCRRTFWSSTSSCNEMIGLSSSNSQNPYFFHNVAEFCTLLGQEKADELLDNAAANSSDRGKETKYTTREMVDFTQIHINKLPRVLIMGRPNVGKSALFNRLIRRREALVYNTPTDHVTRDIREGVAKLGNLRFKVLDSAGIEAEASSGSVLSRTAEMTGNVLSKTQLALLLVDARDGVLPMDLDVGKWLRKNAPGMKTIVVMNKAESLDDCDGTLASAAGEAYRLGFGDPIALSAETGLGMAELHETLRPLLEEYVLQNNLCADEEVQDNDSSSEDMECKLPLQLAIVGRPNVGKSTLLNTILQEDRVLVGPEAGLTRDSIRAEFQYEGRTIYLVDTAGWLERTKQQEKGPASLSIMQSRKHLMRAHVIVLVLDAEEIANTRRSMKHVEVVIARRAVEEGRGLVVIVNKMDLLRGKENYKLYKSVTEAVPQEIQTVIPQVTGIPVVFVSALEGKSQIAVMNQVIETYEKWCLRLPTARLNRWLCKVMSRHSWKDQAAQPKIKYFTQVKARPPTFIAFMSGKTQLSDTDLRFLTRSLKEDFDLGGIPVRILQRTVEGNSRTSTSSKNKQSANRMMERVVSDKRTILAVENNSTT, from the coding sequence ATGTTATTGCTAAGAAATTTGAAGCCTTTTTTCAGGCGGAAAAGCCACTACAGCTTCGGTATTCTCTCTAGAGAAACTACTTTACCGGACCAAATCACTTCAGAATTCCACGAAACCTGCTGCCGCAGAACTTTTTGGAGCTCTACTTCAAGCTGCAATGAGATGATTGGATTATCATCAAGTAATTCTCAAAATCCTTACTTCTTTCATAATGTTGCTGAATTCTGCACTTTGTTAGGTCAGGAGAAGGCAGATGAATTGTTAGATAATGCTGCTGCTAATAGTAGTGATAGAGGAAAGGAAACGAAGTATACTACTagagagatggttgattttacACAGATTCATATTAACAAGCTGCCAAGGGTTTTAATCATGGGACGCCCTAATGTAGGGAAATCAGCATTGTTTAACCGATTGATACGAAGGAGGGAGGCGCTTGTGTACAACACTCCTACTGATCATGTTACTCGGGATATACGAGAAGGTGTTGCAAAATTGGGGAATTTGAGGTTTAAGGTGTTGGATTCTGCTGGTATAGAAGCAGAGGCTTCTTCTGGTTCTGTTCTTAGTAGAACTGCAGAAATGACAGGAAATGTGTTGTCAAAAACTCAATTAGCACTCTTGTTAGTTGATGCAAGAGATGGAGTGTTGCCTATGGATTTGGATGTTGGAAAATGGTTGAGGAAGAATGCACCTGGAATGAAAACTATTGTGGTGATGAATAAAGCTGAATCACTGGATGATTGTGATGGTACACTTGCATCTGCTGCTGGTGAGGCTTATAGATTAGGATTTGGCGATCCCATTGCTTTATCTGCTGAGACTGGACTTGGAATGGCTGAACTTCATGAGACGCTTAGACCATTACTTGAAGAATATGTGCTCCAAAACAACTTATGTGCTGATGAGGAGGTACAGGATAATGACTCCTCCTCTGAAGATATGGAGTGTAAATTGCCATTGCAGTTGGCAATTGTTGGGCGGCCCAATGTTGGAAAGTCAACCTTGTTGAACACAATCTTGCAAGAAGATCGTGTTTTAGTTGGCCCTGAGGCTGGTTTGACTAGAGATTCCATCCGCGCTGAATTTCAGTACGAAGGAAGAACCATTTATTTGGTTGACACAGCAGGCTGGTTGGAGAGGACAAAACAACAGGAGAAGGGCCCTGCATCTTTAAGTATAATGCAATCAAGGAAACACCTTATGAGAGCACATGTAATTGTTTTGGTCCTCGATGCAGAAGAGATTGCAAACACTAGGCGAAGCATGAAGCATGTTGAAGTAGTTATAGCAAGGCGAGCGGTTGAGGAAGGACGTGGTCTTGTTGTGATTGTAAATAAGATGGATCTTCTAAGAGGGAAAGAAAATTACAAATTGTACAAGAGCGTAACTGAAGCTGTGCCCCAAGAAATTCAGACTGTTATTCCCCAGGTCACAGGGATACCTGTTGTATTTGTTTCAGCTCTAGAAGGAAAGAGCCAGATAGCTGTAATGAATCAGGTCATTGAAACATATGAAAAGTGGTGTTTGAGATTGCCAACAGCTCGTCTTAACCGCTGGCTATGTAAGGTAATGAGCAGACATTCTTGGAAAGATCAGGCAGCTCAACCCAAAATCAAGTATTTCACTCAGGTGAAAGCTAGACCTCCAACTTTTATTGCATTTATGAGTGGAAAAACCCAGCTCTCAGATACAGATTTGAGGTTCCTAACTAGatctttgaaggaagactttgACTTGGGTGGAATACCAGTCCGTATATTGCAACGAACTGTTGAAGGAAATAGTAGAACTAGTACCAGCAGCAAGAACAAGCAATCAGCTAATAGAATGATGGAAAGGGTTGTTTCAGACAAAAGAACAATCCTTGCTGTAGAAAACAACAGCACTACTTGA
- the LOC101249682 gene encoding enhancer of mRNA-decapping protein 4-like, with amino-acid sequence MASAGNPNQSGGTPSDMHTFFKPSTLVSTNPNTQNPINPNLIPSPFPLASASYPPASAGGAGGGTGGSAGGLYYPTQTTPFHLIPQFNHNIPLQYNNHQPQHDGHMHPQRSMSFPAPPLQPPPTPTSPHQFLNPGNNPNPNPGARLMALLSPPSSTHEVLQQPTVQLPPLQPTTSGSELSDFSASPNVGIAHSGSSPLRMPSRKLPKGRHLNGDHVVYDIDDRLPGEVQPQLEVTPITKYGSDPGLVLGRQIAVNKSYICYGLKLGAIRVLNINTALRSLLKGLAQRVTDMAFFAEDVHLLASASVDGRVYIWKITEGPDEEDKPQITGRIVTAIQIVGEGESLHPRVCWHCHKQEILVVGIGRHVLKIDTTKFGKAEVFSADEPLKCPVDRLVDGVQLVGAHDGEVTDLSMCQWMTTRLVSASVDGTIKIWEDWKPQPIAILRPHDGNPIHSATFLSAPDCPHHIILITGGLLNREMKIWVSASESWHCIQTLELKSSAEARAEETFFNQVVALSQAGLLLLANAKKNAIYAVHLEYGLNPMATHMDYIAEFTVTMPILSFTGTSDLQPHGEQIVQVYCVQTQAIQQYALDLSQCLPPPMENGVGFERTESNVSRDAANIEGYVPVDPPGSKQMDFPLTSSAPKTLVNESATEIEATARPLMTDARTALATSAEFASSIAESKSSSLPSITTDTDIAPFTSPPPLSPELARKLSGFRSISNSSKHGPSVNDHFGDPKAVEYSVDRQMDAIHPNLTGLTLSDGDPMKNEDEVSGDDGSSGISSTIKFKHPTHLVTPSEILMANSSSEVNHVNEHKSEGQSSIQDVVINKEARNVEAEVKNVGETRFNQKTDVGSQQELHTFVSDNKEKPFCSQASDLGIEMARECRDLSPETYIVEESRQFDGVSGTEQLIQASTAPKEDRDSAKETSGNNLDSNVQVSAHQPPASSAKGKKQKAKNTQGFEPASPSPGSFKSSDSNEGGISSSNTSMEAAVSQILSMREKLNQVLNMQKETQKQMSVMVAAPVTKEGRRLEAALGQSMEKAVKANYDALWARYHEDSAKQEKLLRDRTQQITNLISNCFNKDMPGLIEKIMKKELAAVGQAVTRSIVPIIEKTVSTAISESFQKGVSDKAVNQLEKTVSSKLEASVARQIQAQFQTSGKQALQETLKSIMEGSVIPGFEMSCKAMFEQVDLTFQKGFAEHTGSALQQFESMHSPLVHALRDAINSASSMTQTLSGELADGQKKLLTLAVSGANSKLSNPLVSHMSNGPLLHEKLEAPVDPIKELSRLLAERKYEEAFTTALHRTDVSIVSWLCLQVDLSGILSMNPLPLSQGVLLSLLQQVACDITNETSRKLSWMRDVVSAINPTDPVIVLHVRPIFEQVYQILNHHRTLPTTTPAELSSIRLIMHVINSMLHVPC; translated from the exons ATGGCTTCCGCCGGAAATCCAAACCAGTCCGGTGGAACACCGTCTGATATGCATACTTTCTTCAAGCCTTCAACTCTGGTTTCAACAAACCCGAATACCCAGAACCCCATTAACCCGAATTTGATACCTTCACCATTTCCGCTTGCTTCAGCTTCTTATCCTCCGGCTAGTGCCGGCGGCGCCGGTGGTGGTACAGGAGGAAGTGCCGGAGGACTTTACTACCCAACCCAGACAACCCCTTTTCACCTTATTCCTCAATTCAATCACAATATTCCTCTACAGTATAACAACCATCAACCTCAACATGATGGACATATGCATCCGCAAAGATCTATGTCTTTCCCTGCTCCACCACTTCAACCACCACCAACCCCTACTAGTCCTCACCAGTTCTTGAATCCTGGAAATAACCCGAATCCTAACCCTGGGGCTCGACTTATGGCTTTGTTAAGTCCGCCATCTTCAACTCATGAAGTTCTTCAGCAACCCACTGTGCAACTTCCTCCTTTACAGCCTACAACTTCTGGGTCTGAGCTTTCTGATTTTTCTGCTTCACCAAATGTTGGTATTGCACATTCAGGGAGTAGCCCGTTGCGAATGCCGAGTAGGAAGTTACCTAAAGGGAGACATTTGAATGGGGATCATGTTGTTTATGATATAGATGATAGGTTGCCTGGTGAAGTGCAGCCTCAGCTGGAGGTTACTCCCATTACCAAGTATGGTTCGGATCCGGGACTTGTTTTAGGCAGGCAAATTGCAGTTAACAAAAGCTATATATGTTATGGGCTCAAATTGGGAGCTATTCGTGTGCTTAACATTAACACCGCGTTGAGGTCATTGCTTAAAGGTCTTGCACAG AGGGTCACAGACATGGCTTTCTTTGCTGAGGATGTTCACCTTTTGGCTAG TGCAAGTGTCGATGGGCGTGTTTATATATGGAAAATTACTGAAGGGCCAGATGAGGAAGATAAGCCCCAAATTACAGGGAGGATTGTCACTGCTATTCAAATAGTTGGTGAGGGGGAATCTCTTCATCCCCGAGTTTGTTGGCATTGTCACAAACAA GAAATTCTTGTGGTCGGGATCGGAAGAcatgttttaaaaattgatacCACAAAATTTGGAAAAGCTGAAGTTTTTTCAGCAGATGAACCTCTCAAGTGTCCTGTTGACAGGTTGGTTGATGGGGTACAACTTGTTGGTGCTCATGATGGAGAAGTGACTGATTTGTCAATGTGCCAGTGGATGACCACTCGATTGGTATCTGCATCGGTGGATGGCACG ATAAAGATTTGGGAAGACTGGAAGCCTCAGCCAATTGCAATTCTCAGGCCTCATGATGGTAATCCTATTCATTCAGCCACCTTCCTTTCTGCTCCAGACTGCCCACATCACATCATACTCATCACTGGG GGTTTACTTAATCGGGAAATGAAGATATGGGTATCAGCAAGTGAGTCATGGCACTGTATACAAACTTTGGAATTGAAGAGTTCTGCTGAAGCTCGTGCTGAAGAGACATTTTTTAACCAAGTTGTAGCGTTGTCTCAAGCAGGTCTGCTCTTATTAGCGAATGCGAAAAAGAATGCCATATATGCTGTTCATCTAGAGTATGGCCTGAACCCAATGGCAACCCATATGGATTACATAGCTGAATTTACAGTTACAATGCCAATTTTGAGTTTCACTGGAACAAGTGATTTACAGCCTCATGGTGAACAGATTGTTCAGGTGTACTGTGTACAGACGCAGGCTATTCAGCAGTACGCTTTGGACCTATCCCAATGCTTGCCTCCTCCCATGGAGAATGGTGTGGGCTTCGAAAGGACAGAATCTAATGTATCACGTGATGCTGCTAATATTGAAGGATATGTTCCTGTTGATCCTCCTGGTAGTAAACAAATGGATTTCCCTTTAACTAGTTCTGCACCCAAAACTTTAGTGAATGAGAGTGCCACAGAGATTGAAGCTACAGCTAGACCTCTTATGACTGATGCACGCACTGCATTGGCCACCTCTGCGGAATTTGCTTCTTCTATTGCGGAATCTAAATCATCTAGTTTACCCAGTATAACTACTGATACTGATATTGCTCCCTTTACATCACCACCACCTTTGAGTCCTGAGTTGGCTAGAAAACTTTCTGGTTTCAGAAGCATATCAAACAGCTCTAAGCATGGTCCCTCTGTCAATGACCATTTTGGGGATCCTAAAGCTGTTGAATATTCAGTTGACAGGCAAATGGATGCCATTCATCCAAACTTGACTGGCCTTACTCTGTCAGATGGTGAcccaatgaaaaatgaagatgaaGTGTCCGGTGATGATGGTTCTTCGGGTATTAGTAGTACAATTAAATTCAAGCACCCTACTCATTTGGTGACTCCTTCAGAGATACTGATGGCTAACTCATCTTCTGAGGTAAACCATGTTAATGAACATAAGAGCGAGGGACAATCAAGTATCCAGGATGTTGTAATCAACAAGGAAGCCCGCAATGTGGAAGCGGAGGTTAAGAATGTTGGTGAAACAAGATTCAATCAAAAAACTGATGTTGGCTCTCAACAAGAACTTCATACTTTTGTGTCTGATAACAAGGAGAAACCCTTCTGCTCTCAGGCATCTGACCTTGGAATAGAAATGGCTCGAGAATGTCGTGACTTATCGCCTGAAACTTATATTGTCGAGGAATCTAGGCAGTTTGATGGGGTTTCTGGAACTGAGCAGCTGATCCAAGCATCAACTGCCCCTAAAGAAGACCGTGACTCTGCAAAGGAGACCTCTGGAAATAATTTAGACTCAAATGTGCAAGTTTCTGCTCATCAACCTCCAGCTTCTAGTGCCAAAGGGAAAAAGCAAAAGGCAAAGAACACTCAAGGATTTGAACCAGCTTCACCCTCACCTGGTTCTTTCAAGTCATCTGATTCCAATGAGGGTGGTATTAGCTCAAGTAACACCTCTATGGAAGCTGCAGTCTCACAAATTTTGTCTATGCGTGAGAAGCTAAATCAG GTTCTTAATATGCAAAAAGAAACGCAAAAGCAGATGAGTGTGATGGTTGCTGCCCCAGTTACCAAAGAAGGAAGAAGACTTGAGGCTGCCTTGGGACAGAGCATGGAGAAGGCTGTCAAGGCCAATTATGATGCTTTATGGGCCCGTTACCACGAAGATAGTGCTAAACAAGAGAAATTACTTCGTGATCGTACTCAACAAATAACCAATTTGATATCTAACTGCTTTAACAAGGACATGCCTGGGCTAATTgagaaaataatgaagaaagaacTGGCAGCTGTTGGACAAGCCGTCACACGCAGTATTGTCCCTATCATTGAGAAAACTGTATCAACTGCTATTTCAGAATCCTTCCAG AAAGGAGTTAGTGACAAGGCAGTAAACCAACTGGAGAAAACAGTTAGCTCTAAACTTGAAGCTTCTGTTGCTAGGCAAATTCAAGCACAATTCCAGACCTCTGGCAAGCAAGCTCTTCAG GAAACTTTGAAATCTATAATGGAAGGTTCGGTGATTCCCGGCTTTGAGATGTCATGCAAGGCAATGTTTGAGCAAGTAGATTTGACGTTTCAAAAAGGATTTGCTGAACACACTGGTTCCGCTCTACAGCAATTTGAGTCCATGCATTCACCGTTAGTACATGCTTTAAGG GATGCCATTAATTCTGCATCATCGATGACTCAAACATTGAGTGGAGAGCTAGCTGATGGTCAAAAGAAGTTGCTTACACTTGCAGTTTCAGGAGCAAATTCCAAGTTATCGAATCCACTGGTTAGCCACATGAGTAATGGACCATTACTGCATGAGAAG CTTGAAGCTCCTGTTGATCCAATCAAAGAGTTATCAAGATTGTTGGCGGAGCGCAAGTACGAGGAGGCATTCACTACAGCCTTGCACAGAACTGATGTGTCTATTGTATCATGGTTATGTTTGCAG